A window from Lagopus muta isolate bLagMut1 chromosome 5, bLagMut1 primary, whole genome shotgun sequence encodes these proteins:
- the DDX59 gene encoding probable ATP-dependent RNA helicase DDX59 isoform X1, producing MQLLLAGDFIGGVCFSCFGMVQRSMFLPRSVKVKRSADEDRSCTAKKNKLSSGGSSLKFQDDKSARTETSTSKRDSDEAVQCAEPIAIPSDLGVPDPSLGKDEQSTTDDSSSEEPIKSFSKSQRWAEPGEPVCVVCGRYGEYICDKTDEDVCSLECKAKHLLQIQEKEEKLKSDHLAQGGSQEETHLLNTPYFYKDHSFILGLQDEQVENLKLQLGIAIQGQQVPRPIIEFEHCGFPDTLNSNLKNSGYEVPTPIQMQMIPVGLLGRDILASADTGSGKTAAFLLPVIMKVLNETETPSALILAPTRELAIQIERQAKELMAGLPNMRTVLLVGGLPLPPQLHRLKQSVKVVIATPGRLLEIVRQNSVQLHGIKIIVVDEVDTMLKMGFQQQVLDILEDISHDHQTILVSATIPVGIEHLANQLLHDFVRITIGEKNLPCSNVRQIILWVEEPSKKKKLFEILNDKKLFKPPVLVFVDCKLGADLLSDAVHKITGLQCTSMHSEKSQVERTAILQGLLQEKYEVIVSTGVLGRGLDLVNVKLVVNFDMPSSMDEYVHQVGRAGRLGHSGTAITFINNNSKKLFWDVVKRVKPTGTILPPQLLNSPYLHDQKRREQQRLKQLENSLVTGDNIMDIIKKHDKNNSLR from the exons ATGCAGCTTTTGTTAGCTGGGGATTTTATAGGGGGagtgtgtttttcttgttttggaaTGGTACAGAG AAGCATGTTTTTACCAAGGTCTGTTAAAGTCAAGAGGAGTGCTGATGAGGACAGAAGCTGTACggccaagaaaaataaattgtcttCTGGAGGGTCTTCCTTAAAGTTCCAAGATGATAAATCAGCTAGAACAGAAACTTCCACTTCAAAACGTGATTCGGATGAAGCTGTGCAATGCGCAGAGCCCATCGCTATTCCTTCTGATCTTGGTGTTCCTGACCCATCTTTAGGAAAAGACGAGCAAAGTACCACTGACGATAGCTCTTCAGAAGAACCCATAAAGTCCTTTAGCAAATCTCAGCGTTGGGCAGAACCTGGAGAACCTGTGTGTGTTGTCTGTGGTCGCTACGGAGAGTATATATGTGATAAAACAGATGAAGATGTTTGTAGCTTGGAATGTAAAGCTAAACACCTTCTACAAATtcaagaaaaggaggaaaagctaAAATCTGATCACCTCGCACAAGGAGGATCTCAAGAAGAAACTCACCTCCTTAATACACCTTATTTCTATAAAGATCACTCCTTTATTTTAGGTTTGCAAGATGAGCAGGTTGAGAACCTTAAACTGCAGTTAGGTATCGCAATCCAGGGCCAGCAAGTTCCAAGACCTATTATAGAGTTTGAACACTGTGGTTTTCCTGACACtttaaacagtaatttaaaGAATTCTGGCTATGAAGTCCCAACTCCCATCCAAATGCAAATGATCCCTGTTGGACTGTTAGGGAGGGATATTTTGGCTAGTGCAGACACAGGCTCAGGAAAAACAGCAGCCTTCCTACTCCCTGTTATTATGAAGGTTTTGAACGAG ACAGAAACACCGTCAGCCCTTATTTTGGCACCAACAAGAGAGTTAGCAATTCAGATAGAAAGACAAGCTAAAGAACTCATGGCTGGTTTACCAAACATGAGAACAGTTCTCCTGGTAGGAGGTTTACCATTGCCACCACAGCTTCATCGTCTCAAGCAAAGTGTCAAG GTTGTAATAGCAACACCTGGAAGACTTCTAGAGATTGTAAGGCAAAATTCTGTACAACTGCATGGCATAAAAATCATAGTAGTGGATGAA GTGGATACTATGTTAAAAATGGGTTTCCAGCAGCAAGTGTTGGATATTTTGGAAGACATCTCTCATGATCATCAAACTATACTGGTGTCAGCCACAATCCCAGTGGGTATTGAACACTTAGCAAATCAGCTTCTGCACGATTTTGTAAGAATAACAATTGGAGAAAAGAATCTACCATGTTCCAATGTGCGCCAGATTATTTTGTGGGTGGAAGAACCAtctaaaaagaagaaactgtttGAAATACTAAAC gATAAGAAACTTTTCAAGCCTCCAGTGTTGGTATTTGTGGACTGCAAGCTAGGAGCAGATCTGCTGAGTGACGCAGTTCATAAGATTACAGGATTACAATGTACATCCATGCATTCTGAAAAATCTCAGGTGGAAAGGACAGCCATATTACAG GGATTACTTCAAGAGAAGTATGAAGTGATAGTAAGTACTGGAGTCCTTGGACGAGGACTTGACCTTGTCAATGTCAAACTGGTCGTAAATTTTGATATGCCTTCAAGTATGGATGAATATGTACATcag GTTGGAAGAGCAGGGAGGCTGGGTCACAGTGGAACTGCGATTACTTTTATCaataacaacagcaagaaaCTCTTCTGGGATGTTGTGAAGAGGGTAAAACCGACAGGCACTATTCTTCCCCCACAGCTGCTTAATTCCCCATATCTACATGACCAAAAGAGAAGGGAACAGCAGAGACTTAAACAACTAGAAAATAGCCTTGTAACAGGGGATAATATTATGGACATCATtaaaaaacatgacaaaaataattctctgaGGTAA
- the DDX59 gene encoding probable ATP-dependent RNA helicase DDX59 isoform X2, with protein sequence MCYCGTTTVTSGHRSMFLPRSVKVKRSADEDRSCTAKKNKLSSGGSSLKFQDDKSARTETSTSKRDSDEAVQCAEPIAIPSDLGVPDPSLGKDEQSTTDDSSSEEPIKSFSKSQRWAEPGEPVCVVCGRYGEYICDKTDEDVCSLECKAKHLLQIQEKEEKLKSDHLAQGGSQEETHLLNTPYFYKDHSFILGLQDEQVENLKLQLGIAIQGQQVPRPIIEFEHCGFPDTLNSNLKNSGYEVPTPIQMQMIPVGLLGRDILASADTGSGKTAAFLLPVIMKVLNETETPSALILAPTRELAIQIERQAKELMAGLPNMRTVLLVGGLPLPPQLHRLKQSVKVVIATPGRLLEIVRQNSVQLHGIKIIVVDEVDTMLKMGFQQQVLDILEDISHDHQTILVSATIPVGIEHLANQLLHDFVRITIGEKNLPCSNVRQIILWVEEPSKKKKLFEILNDKKLFKPPVLVFVDCKLGADLLSDAVHKITGLQCTSMHSEKSQVERTAILQGLLQEKYEVIVSTGVLGRGLDLVNVKLVVNFDMPSSMDEYVHQVGRAGRLGHSGTAITFINNNSKKLFWDVVKRVKPTGTILPPQLLNSPYLHDQKRREQQRLKQLENSLVTGDNIMDIIKKHDKNNSLR encoded by the exons ATGTGTTACTGTGGAACTACAACAGTTACTTCAGGGCACAG AAGCATGTTTTTACCAAGGTCTGTTAAAGTCAAGAGGAGTGCTGATGAGGACAGAAGCTGTACggccaagaaaaataaattgtcttCTGGAGGGTCTTCCTTAAAGTTCCAAGATGATAAATCAGCTAGAACAGAAACTTCCACTTCAAAACGTGATTCGGATGAAGCTGTGCAATGCGCAGAGCCCATCGCTATTCCTTCTGATCTTGGTGTTCCTGACCCATCTTTAGGAAAAGACGAGCAAAGTACCACTGACGATAGCTCTTCAGAAGAACCCATAAAGTCCTTTAGCAAATCTCAGCGTTGGGCAGAACCTGGAGAACCTGTGTGTGTTGTCTGTGGTCGCTACGGAGAGTATATATGTGATAAAACAGATGAAGATGTTTGTAGCTTGGAATGTAAAGCTAAACACCTTCTACAAATtcaagaaaaggaggaaaagctaAAATCTGATCACCTCGCACAAGGAGGATCTCAAGAAGAAACTCACCTCCTTAATACACCTTATTTCTATAAAGATCACTCCTTTATTTTAGGTTTGCAAGATGAGCAGGTTGAGAACCTTAAACTGCAGTTAGGTATCGCAATCCAGGGCCAGCAAGTTCCAAGACCTATTATAGAGTTTGAACACTGTGGTTTTCCTGACACtttaaacagtaatttaaaGAATTCTGGCTATGAAGTCCCAACTCCCATCCAAATGCAAATGATCCCTGTTGGACTGTTAGGGAGGGATATTTTGGCTAGTGCAGACACAGGCTCAGGAAAAACAGCAGCCTTCCTACTCCCTGTTATTATGAAGGTTTTGAACGAG ACAGAAACACCGTCAGCCCTTATTTTGGCACCAACAAGAGAGTTAGCAATTCAGATAGAAAGACAAGCTAAAGAACTCATGGCTGGTTTACCAAACATGAGAACAGTTCTCCTGGTAGGAGGTTTACCATTGCCACCACAGCTTCATCGTCTCAAGCAAAGTGTCAAG GTTGTAATAGCAACACCTGGAAGACTTCTAGAGATTGTAAGGCAAAATTCTGTACAACTGCATGGCATAAAAATCATAGTAGTGGATGAA GTGGATACTATGTTAAAAATGGGTTTCCAGCAGCAAGTGTTGGATATTTTGGAAGACATCTCTCATGATCATCAAACTATACTGGTGTCAGCCACAATCCCAGTGGGTATTGAACACTTAGCAAATCAGCTTCTGCACGATTTTGTAAGAATAACAATTGGAGAAAAGAATCTACCATGTTCCAATGTGCGCCAGATTATTTTGTGGGTGGAAGAACCAtctaaaaagaagaaactgtttGAAATACTAAAC gATAAGAAACTTTTCAAGCCTCCAGTGTTGGTATTTGTGGACTGCAAGCTAGGAGCAGATCTGCTGAGTGACGCAGTTCATAAGATTACAGGATTACAATGTACATCCATGCATTCTGAAAAATCTCAGGTGGAAAGGACAGCCATATTACAG GGATTACTTCAAGAGAAGTATGAAGTGATAGTAAGTACTGGAGTCCTTGGACGAGGACTTGACCTTGTCAATGTCAAACTGGTCGTAAATTTTGATATGCCTTCAAGTATGGATGAATATGTACATcag GTTGGAAGAGCAGGGAGGCTGGGTCACAGTGGAACTGCGATTACTTTTATCaataacaacagcaagaaaCTCTTCTGGGATGTTGTGAAGAGGGTAAAACCGACAGGCACTATTCTTCCCCCACAGCTGCTTAATTCCCCATATCTACATGACCAAAAGAGAAGGGAACAGCAGAGACTTAAACAACTAGAAAATAGCCTTGTAACAGGGGATAATATTATGGACATCATtaaaaaacatgacaaaaataattctctgaGGTAA
- the DDX59 gene encoding probable ATP-dependent RNA helicase DDX59 isoform X3 has protein sequence MFLPRSVKVKRSADEDRSCTAKKNKLSSGGSSLKFQDDKSARTETSTSKRDSDEAVQCAEPIAIPSDLGVPDPSLGKDEQSTTDDSSSEEPIKSFSKSQRWAEPGEPVCVVCGRYGEYICDKTDEDVCSLECKAKHLLQIQEKEEKLKSDHLAQGGSQEETHLLNTPYFYKDHSFILGLQDEQVENLKLQLGIAIQGQQVPRPIIEFEHCGFPDTLNSNLKNSGYEVPTPIQMQMIPVGLLGRDILASADTGSGKTAAFLLPVIMKVLNETETPSALILAPTRELAIQIERQAKELMAGLPNMRTVLLVGGLPLPPQLHRLKQSVKVVIATPGRLLEIVRQNSVQLHGIKIIVVDEVDTMLKMGFQQQVLDILEDISHDHQTILVSATIPVGIEHLANQLLHDFVRITIGEKNLPCSNVRQIILWVEEPSKKKKLFEILNDKKLFKPPVLVFVDCKLGADLLSDAVHKITGLQCTSMHSEKSQVERTAILQGLLQEKYEVIVSTGVLGRGLDLVNVKLVVNFDMPSSMDEYVHQVGRAGRLGHSGTAITFINNNSKKLFWDVVKRVKPTGTILPPQLLNSPYLHDQKRREQQRLKQLENSLVTGDNIMDIIKKHDKNNSLR, from the exons ATGTTTTTACCAAGGTCTGTTAAAGTCAAGAGGAGTGCTGATGAGGACAGAAGCTGTACggccaagaaaaataaattgtcttCTGGAGGGTCTTCCTTAAAGTTCCAAGATGATAAATCAGCTAGAACAGAAACTTCCACTTCAAAACGTGATTCGGATGAAGCTGTGCAATGCGCAGAGCCCATCGCTATTCCTTCTGATCTTGGTGTTCCTGACCCATCTTTAGGAAAAGACGAGCAAAGTACCACTGACGATAGCTCTTCAGAAGAACCCATAAAGTCCTTTAGCAAATCTCAGCGTTGGGCAGAACCTGGAGAACCTGTGTGTGTTGTCTGTGGTCGCTACGGAGAGTATATATGTGATAAAACAGATGAAGATGTTTGTAGCTTGGAATGTAAAGCTAAACACCTTCTACAAATtcaagaaaaggaggaaaagctaAAATCTGATCACCTCGCACAAGGAGGATCTCAAGAAGAAACTCACCTCCTTAATACACCTTATTTCTATAAAGATCACTCCTTTATTTTAGGTTTGCAAGATGAGCAGGTTGAGAACCTTAAACTGCAGTTAGGTATCGCAATCCAGGGCCAGCAAGTTCCAAGACCTATTATAGAGTTTGAACACTGTGGTTTTCCTGACACtttaaacagtaatttaaaGAATTCTGGCTATGAAGTCCCAACTCCCATCCAAATGCAAATGATCCCTGTTGGACTGTTAGGGAGGGATATTTTGGCTAGTGCAGACACAGGCTCAGGAAAAACAGCAGCCTTCCTACTCCCTGTTATTATGAAGGTTTTGAACGAG ACAGAAACACCGTCAGCCCTTATTTTGGCACCAACAAGAGAGTTAGCAATTCAGATAGAAAGACAAGCTAAAGAACTCATGGCTGGTTTACCAAACATGAGAACAGTTCTCCTGGTAGGAGGTTTACCATTGCCACCACAGCTTCATCGTCTCAAGCAAAGTGTCAAG GTTGTAATAGCAACACCTGGAAGACTTCTAGAGATTGTAAGGCAAAATTCTGTACAACTGCATGGCATAAAAATCATAGTAGTGGATGAA GTGGATACTATGTTAAAAATGGGTTTCCAGCAGCAAGTGTTGGATATTTTGGAAGACATCTCTCATGATCATCAAACTATACTGGTGTCAGCCACAATCCCAGTGGGTATTGAACACTTAGCAAATCAGCTTCTGCACGATTTTGTAAGAATAACAATTGGAGAAAAGAATCTACCATGTTCCAATGTGCGCCAGATTATTTTGTGGGTGGAAGAACCAtctaaaaagaagaaactgtttGAAATACTAAAC gATAAGAAACTTTTCAAGCCTCCAGTGTTGGTATTTGTGGACTGCAAGCTAGGAGCAGATCTGCTGAGTGACGCAGTTCATAAGATTACAGGATTACAATGTACATCCATGCATTCTGAAAAATCTCAGGTGGAAAGGACAGCCATATTACAG GGATTACTTCAAGAGAAGTATGAAGTGATAGTAAGTACTGGAGTCCTTGGACGAGGACTTGACCTTGTCAATGTCAAACTGGTCGTAAATTTTGATATGCCTTCAAGTATGGATGAATATGTACATcag GTTGGAAGAGCAGGGAGGCTGGGTCACAGTGGAACTGCGATTACTTTTATCaataacaacagcaagaaaCTCTTCTGGGATGTTGTGAAGAGGGTAAAACCGACAGGCACTATTCTTCCCCCACAGCTGCTTAATTCCCCATATCTACATGACCAAAAGAGAAGGGAACAGCAGAGACTTAAACAACTAGAAAATAGCCTTGTAACAGGGGATAATATTATGGACATCATtaaaaaacatgacaaaaataattctctgaGGTAA